CGCTGCCTCAACCTCCAGGGGTGAAAATTTATTCACAAGAGTCTTTATCGAGTCGACGACCGTCTTGTAAGCGTCCGCGGGCTCGGGCTAGGCTGCCAGCCGACCCCAAGGCAGCGGCGGCAAACATGCGATCGAAGGTTTTTATGTTCAAGCGAACTTCCCAAAAGATGACACGCCCCCTGCTCGCGGGCCTCATCGCCGCGACCACCCTCGCGACGCTGGCGCCTCAGGAGGCCCGGGCGGCCGGGTTCTTCTTGCCCACCCGCGGGGTCGCCTCGACGGGGCGAGCTGCCGCGTCGGTGGCACCGCACTCGGCGGACCTGGACGCGCTCTGGTACAACCCGGCCGGGATCACACTTTTGGACGATCGCGCGCTGCTTCTGGATCTGGCGCTGATCGACACGCAGGTGACCTTTAGCCGCGCGCCCCGCCAGATGCCCGACGGCTCCACGCGAACCTACGAGCCGGTGCAAAACCAGGCCCCGCCCCAGGCCATCCCGCAGATTCTTGTGGGTGGTCCCACCGGGCACCCGCGCCTTTTCTGGGCGGCCGGCGCCTACACCCCCTACGCCCCCGGCAACCGCTACCCCGTCGACGGCGCGCAGCGCTACGTGCTCGTCGACAACACCGGCTCGGGCCTGGGTTATGTACACGCGGCGGTGGGTTATAAAGTCAACGACTCGCTCTCGGTGGGCGTCGGCCTACAGAACTTCATGGGGGTCTTCCGGGTCGTCTCCACCGGCTCGGGCTATGCCGGGATGTTCGGCGATCCAGAAGACGAAGATCTGGATATTCTGGCCGAAACTACCGTCTCGAGCTTCTTTGCACCAACGGCGAACCTGGGCGCCACCTGGAAGCCGCATCAAAGCTGGACCGTGGGTGCCTCCCTGCAACTTCCCGCGCGCCTGCGTGATGGCAACGCCACCATCGACACGCGCATGCCCACCCACCCGGCCTACGATAACGCGACGACCACCGGCAATGAGGCCTCCATTGAGGTGCCCTTTCCTCTGCACGCGCGCTTAGGGATCCGCCACGCCACCGCCCGCACGAACGTGGAGCTCGCGGTGGTCTACCAGCGCTGGTCGACGCTCACCGAGGTTGAGGTCAGCCCCAACGAGGTCGAGATCGACGGGGTGCCGGGGGTGGGCGCCATGCCCGTGGCTCCCTTTGTGTTGCCCCAGCAATTTCGCGACAGCATCTCGGTGCACCTGGGCGGAGAGTGGCTTATCAGCGATCGTCTGATCGCCCGCGGCGGCTATGCCTTTGAGCGGGGCGCGGTGCCCGATGCAACCTACAGCGTCTTTGCACTCGACCCCGACAAACACATGCTCAGCCTGGGGGCAGGCTACGATCTCAACGCGCGCCTGCGCCTCGATGTGAGCGCCGCGGCCCTGATCATGCCCACCCGCGTCATCACCGACTCGGAAGTGCGTCAGATCAACCCCTCCGACGAAAACGACGAGATCACCCTGGTCGTCGGAAACGGCACCTACGAGCATTTCGGCTACATTACCGGCCTCAGCGCCCGCTATTTATTTTAATAATTTCAACGACTTACACGCACGAACAACTCACCAAAAAACACACCTGAGAACCGACCCACGGTCGCCTGAGAACTGACCCACGGTCGCATGAGAACACGACCCACGGTCGCATGA
The nucleotide sequence above comes from Lujinxingia sediminis. Encoded proteins:
- a CDS encoding OmpP1/FadL family transporter, giving the protein MFKRTSQKMTRPLLAGLIAATTLATLAPQEARAAGFFLPTRGVASTGRAAASVAPHSADLDALWYNPAGITLLDDRALLLDLALIDTQVTFSRAPRQMPDGSTRTYEPVQNQAPPQAIPQILVGGPTGHPRLFWAAGAYTPYAPGNRYPVDGAQRYVLVDNTGSGLGYVHAAVGYKVNDSLSVGVGLQNFMGVFRVVSTGSGYAGMFGDPEDEDLDILAETTVSSFFAPTANLGATWKPHQSWTVGASLQLPARLRDGNATIDTRMPTHPAYDNATTTGNEASIEVPFPLHARLGIRHATARTNVELAVVYQRWSTLTEVEVSPNEVEIDGVPGVGAMPVAPFVLPQQFRDSISVHLGGEWLISDRLIARGGYAFERGAVPDATYSVFALDPDKHMLSLGAGYDLNARLRLDVSAAALIMPTRVITDSEVRQINPSDENDEITLVVGNGTYEHFGYITGLSARYLF